The Bacteroidales bacterium genome segment CTGGCCTACGAACCGGTTTGGGCAATAGGAACCGGCAAAACGGCAACGCCTGAAGAAGGGCAGGAAATGCACAAATTCATCCGGCAACTCATCAGGGACAATTTTAGCGATGATGCTGCAGAAAATACTTCCGTTTTATATGGTGGTAGCTGCAAACCGTCAAACTCCGAAGAACTTTTCAAACAGCCGGATATTGACGGCGGGCTAATAGGCGGAGCATCCCTCAAATCAAAAGATTTTGTTGAATTAACCAAAACTTTCAGCTAATCGTAAGGATGAACACGGTTGAACTGCATTGCATCATACATGCAGATAAATACGAGAAACAAAATATCTCAGATATATTATTGGCCCAGCTCTCAGAGCTGGGCTTTTATGCTTTTCAGAATATCCCGGAAGGACTTAAAGCTTATATTGCGGAGAACAATTTTGACTTTGAAGAAGTCCGCAATTTACCCCTGCTGTATATCTATCCAGATTACATTGAGTTCCATACCCAAATTATTGAAGAGAAAAACTGGAATAAGGAATGGGAG includes the following:
- a CDS encoding triosephosphate isomerase is translated as LAYEPVWAIGTGKTATPEEGQEMHKFIRQLIRDNFSDDAAENTSVLYGGSCKPSNSEELFKQPDIDGGLIGGASLKSKDFVELTKTFS